A stretch of DNA from Anopheles ziemanni chromosome 3, idAnoZiCoDA_A2_x.2, whole genome shotgun sequence:
CATATATGTGACATTAATATTTACCTCTTTCGGCTCCTTTCGGGACCTGTACTTGTCGTGAGCTTTCTTTTCGCAGGAACCCTTGGCTGGAACCGCTTTACGGCCACCATCGTCATTCTCATTACGGCGGGACTTGGGTTGTCTCTTCGGCGAAGACGCTGCCGTGGATGATGAGCCGGTCGGTGACGAGGTTTGTTCCTAAGGGAATGGGCAACTATTCAGGATATATGTAGGCAAGATAGGCGAATTATATTATTAAACATGGTCTTTGCGAGTTCATACGAGAATTTTTCCGCaattgttttatctttttaaatcAATAGCGAATCTAGTGATCGACTATGTTTATAGTTTTTGTTATGCGCTGAGTTTCGCACATTGCATTCAGTAGAGTAACAAACAACCGATAGCTATGTCGCGGGGATAAAGCCAACATACAGCAAGGCTAGTCGTCTTCGAGCATACGATAGTCCCCGGGACCAGGAAAAAATCGATATATCATTGGTGATGCAGTAGCCATTTCAACACACGAGAAATCACCACTCCACACCAGAGGAACATCTTCTCGATTGAGGTAATCCAGGTACCAGAGGGTTGCTATATTTAACAGgcctatttttttattagccCCCTCGTAAGGCATggctttttttgttccttatAGGGAACAAGTTAATCTTCCCACGGAAAGGTGGGAAAcgctttcaaacaaaaacttgcACTAGCTTCAATCGTCAATGCGATAGCTTCTACacagaaaaacattttccacatcaTTGCCACACATCACACTAATGAAATATCGTCGaattgattgaattatttACCCGTTTCGACTCTAAATCCTGCGTTTCTTCCTGGTCAGAATCGGCGTAGTTGCTTAGAAGAGAGTCCATTTTGAAATCtatgatgaaatgaaaaagaaatcccGATGACACTGTTGACAGCAAGGTATGTAGACTATGTGGCCCAAGGTAGCTTGAACACTATGGggtcaaaatttaaaataatggttTAAACAGACAATTTATCATGATGCTATCTTTGTTAGGGATTTAACCGATTTAAACCATAGACCCCTCAAAGGAGAAGACAACCGCCTTTATACATAGAAAGTTTTAGTCGTTATTTTGTATGTctataacacaaaaaaacttaaaatttgTTACTAACTTATAGTCCCTTCCCCTATTTGGATATGAGGCCCCTCAAAAAAAGATAtttgttgtattttaaaattatttcatttatggttctttatttttcttctgtatACTTTTTATCAAAGTTGTAATTCTCCATCGTATCACGAACGGATTTAAGCTcgttcagcaacagcagcgcaTCATTCCGGTTGAGATTCACAGTGTGATTAGTTTTTTGTGGTACTCCGTCGACAATCTCGTTGTGTATTCCAATTTTAAGCTGAATGCAGTCGATCGTGTTCTTTGGAATGCTGCATTGAAATGTTTCCAGCTGATTTATACTCAAGCTATTGTCCCGCAGGACAGTTCTTATTTTTTGCACGTGGTCGCCGAGCAGCCGGCACATGATCGCGGTGTGTTCCTTTGGCAAACCGAGCTGTTGTAATTCCGTTCCGAATACGGCAATCTCCGTGTTGTACCGTGACGCAATGGTCAAGAGAAACCGCAGACAAGCCATGCCTCCCTTTGGTGCGTCCATGGAGCCCTTGGTGATGGCGTAGATTTTGCTAATTTCATCTTCCTactcaaacaaacgaaaattaataaaattacttCTACTAATATGATGCTATTGATCGAACGTACCGGGATGACCGCTCCTAAGATGGATTTCGCTGTATGCTCTCCCAGTTGGTTCAGTTGGTCCGGTGTAAGCTGGGCAAGGTTGGAATGTATTTCGGCCAACACCCAATCGGGACAATCGCCGTCCCCGCAGAATCTAAATTTCTGTAGCCAAGAAGAATGAAGACATGAAACGGTCCAAATTAGAGACCAAACTTTCCAAAAGTAGCAAATGCTCCATATTTAAACCATCACCAAACTTAATCAAGCGAAATGGACCTGTTTTATGACGGGGGTGGTGAGCTCTTGAAGCCTTTACCgcattcgttcgtttgttgcGGATGGGGTAGGATTAACCTTGCggtttttggattttgttggtttttttttgcattctccATGTAGAACGAAGATGCCGTTGTACGCTGGCTTTAACGAGTTCTACAAATGACAAAACTTAACCGTGCGTTTCTGGAAACGTGGGCTTTAACTCAAAGTAAGTGGAGATTGTCACGATCCAAGTAGGACTAGCAAATCACGTCACGAAACACGCTTGGCGGAGAGCTTCAAAAGTATGAAACGATTACAATCTTTCGAATGAGACGGACTAATGAAAACCAGCTCAAAGCATAAGCaaagttgaaatgttttccaccactGTGGGCGATCCTTACCCCGCGAGACACAGAAAAGGTGGACCATTTTGCATACGCTTTAAATGGTTCAGTACAAACTATTGTGAGCTTCACAAGAGTTCAAACGCTTCGACATCGTACTTCATCTGTTCCGGTCGGTTGAACAGATTTGATTGCTCCTTCCGGCAAGGTGGACTCTTAACTTTACAGTGGTCATTTGTGCGCAGCCACCGTGTCTCATCCCCCCGTTTTACCGTTTTCGGTTTAAAATAAgccaaaaacttttcattacGCACGCACACCTTCCGCTGCCGAACGACGTAGGCAAAGGGGTGGGCGCAATGCAGTACGCATCCTAGCGAAAAGGACTCCCCCTAACCCCTTTTCATTCCCCCTCTCCCGCCCTTTACGGAATGGGAAAATGAGCTGGTTGAGGTGTTGATAATGGGATGAATCTAAGATCAAGCACCAATCCACCTACACCACCACCAGGGCGCCGACTTTCGTAATGCTGTTGACAAATTGTAAGGAAGAAATACTTCAATCGTTTGTAATTGTCCGCAATCAAGGACCCTTCAACACCGCGCACCATTTCATTGCAGTTCTCCCAAGGGGAAGTATTTTACGAATCGTTGATTTGTTGAGGTTCATCCTTTGGTTGGGTTTGGAGAGGGTTGGAATAAGGGAACCGAGAGGTGCAAAAGTTGATCGCAACATCGCACAGGGAGCAGTATAAAAAGGACACTCGTCACTCAACAGGTGAACCAGTTAGCAATTGAGCGTGACCGCGTCGACATGTACCGTTCCGTCGTTGGGTGAACGAATCTCGGTGTGAACTTGTTTTTCACTACCATCCCAAAAGGATTGGAAAgtggttgttaaaaaaaaaaaaaaaaaaaaaatagaaaaaataaggaaaacgtGATTGGCAGGAAACGGAATCGGCCACTGATttccggtggtggcgttgtttTTCTACGGTAATCTACGACGGTGTCACCCGATGGCAATGTTTTGTCTACTGCTGGCAGTGGCCGCATTCGTGCTAACCGGTGGTCCTTCACTATGCCGCTGTGACCGACCGCACCTGTCCCCCGGCCGTGCTTTCTATCGTTCCGATCCGCTCGCAGGCAACGGTTTCgaggaaagtgtttggaacAGTATCGGCCATGAAGCCGAATCGGTTGTTGCTCATGGCGAAGGAGCGAAGGTAATTCCGGTTACAAAGTTAACGCTCCCCTCCACCGTACCCTGGCAGCGCGCCGTCATGAGCGCGAGGGAGCTTATAGTTCTGGAGTCGCTACTCAATCGCTACCGGAAGTACATGGTGGACGAATTTTCGCGCTACGATGACGCGTGTTCGGTGCTGTACGACGATGACGAGGCGGTCGCGGTTGATTCGTACAACGATAGCGTGGAAATATCCTTGGGGCAAGCGGTCGCAGGACGTCTGGACGACACTAGCGGTTCcggaggagaaaaaagtgAGCAGCCACAACCGGAAATCAACGTACCGTTGATTGAATTTAAGgagttttttgattttttttcctcccacttCTCCACACGGAAGACACGTGTGGCGGAAGAGGGttgttagtttttcctttctctgtCTCTGCATGGTGGACAGTTGGGGAACATGTGTATGTTTACTTTCGTTGTTGACGGTCTATAATCCATTTTAGCGTGATTGCTTTTTACACCATTTCCTGCCGCTAGGGTGTGGTAGAGGAAAGTTAGTTCAATTAATGTAACGCAATCACGCAATTATGGCATGTGTAGACAGGGAATAGGGCTGTTTTAATGTTCCGTTTGGGTTGTGGAAGGGTCGAACTgaaatgcattaaaaaatgAGATAGTTTCCCTTATTGATTCCCGTATTTacatcttttgtttttcagctTCTAATACATTAAGGAAAGATGACTCAATGAAGCTTTCCCATCCATTGAAAGACTATTGCTCCAGAAGTGCGCGGCAGTTTTATCACTGCCTAATAGAGGATGTTAGCGATCAGCAGCTTTTAGGTATCATACATGAATATTTGCAAACGATCTGCACCCGAGATCCGAGGGCCAGCAGCAATGTGCTGCAGAAAAGGGACACTCCTCGATACGTGTCGAAGCAAAAATTCCATTCCTGGGGTGGAAAGCGAAGCAACGACCCGGCATTCTATCCGTGGGGCGGCAAGCGAACCGCAGTTCGTCCGCACAAGCAACCGAAGGTGGTCATACGCAATCCATTTCATTCGTGGGGTGGCAAACGCAGTGATGTCGGGGCCGCCTCGGATGTCTCGGCATAAGCAGGGAACACCAGAATAAGCGCCGCACAGCCAAGCAAAAGGATGGATGAACCACCAGCAGCCATTAAACAGCCATGAGAAGCTTTCCCCTCCGGTCATTGCATGTTTTATGGTAGTAATTGTAAAGAGATATTATCGTCCGAGGTGCAGCTAATAAAAACACACTCGCAAATCACACAGAGCAGCAAggatatttcaataaacttagcatttcgaaaaaaaacatgtgctCGGCTGTGCAAATGTGTTCTTCTTAACAATAAACTTACCATTTCTAGGCAGGAGTCACAGCTGAAATCTTGAACAATGTAAAATATCACTGTAGAACCGTGTTTTGGGTGGAATTTACTTTGTTGTTATCTACGATTTAGTGTTGACAAAtcaggattcggaagattcgaagatttaatccctagacggattcgaATTTGGCATCAATaagcttcaaaaaccttggtcactatttgaaataatggttaaaatagctaatttgttaataactaaCTCAAATGAAAAGTCTTTTGAAGACAGATAACTCTGAGCTACAAAGGTTCTTCTGAAattcttagtttatgaaataaataattaaatgagGCGTTAGATTTAATTCAGGCGTCCGAAAATAATCTAAACTTGAATATTAGATCTGCTGAAGTATAACAGACGACTAGCGACATCTTCATTCAATGGGTACATCTAATGATTTGAAAtttctgttgatttttgtGATTTGTGTTGCTCAGTGTTTTGAAATAGTGAAATGTACAATAATGTATTCAAGTGCATATGCCGTAACATGAGATCTATGCTAGTCGATGTGGGCAAATATATGAACCTTCGAGGACATCAAGTTCAACTACAATTGTTTCCAAGATTTAAGTGCAGTCAGTGTTCAAGTCACAAAAATGATTAAACATCAAATATAATTCTTAATGATTATTTCGATAATTTCTATAACTTTGTTGTCTGTCAGGTTTTAAATCTTATGCATTTATTTCCCAAATAAAGTTGGGGCACCCGTTTGCAATACCCTTCGAGATTGCGCGTTGCAAGAGTAAAGAGCCCATTAGTGCACCAATTGCGTCAATTCACTTTCCGTTGCATCTGCAACTGCATGTACCGTTATTGTGGTTGCCGTGGTGGAGAGATGGTGGGTTTTGTAGAGGTTTTTATATTGAGATTCATGTGGCATAAGAGCTCTGTACTGTACTTCTTTTGTGACGTTTTAGTATACGTTTGCAGGGTCACCACGTGGGTATGATTCATAAGagattttgaatatttcttttctGCGATTCGTGTGGGCAGCATTGGTAGATTATCGTAAGCGGAAGGAagcctttccctttttcttgaCGTAAAACTAGGTTGCCATCTTCAAGATTTCCAAGTTATCtccctcatcatcatcatcatcatccggacAGCATCCATGACTCCGAGAACGTTCGCCGTATTACATCATATTGACCAGCCTCCATCGAGACCAGTGATCGGTGACCTTCACGTCCGTCTTACCTTGTATGAAAGGGATCGCTTGTTAGCTTCTAGTTCGATTGAGAAAACGCGGGTGTCGCGGGTGCTTCTTGAACTCACACACAATCAGAGCGCACAATGTTGTGATGCATGACGGTTGCACGACGGACTTTAGAGTGTCCAAGATATATAGAGCAACGTGCCAGACGGCATCGTTTTGTCGTTCAAGGTTTCCTCTGTCCTAGATACGGAAAAAGGTACGATGGGAACGTAAGGCAACGGAATCTCATGGAATTATAGGAGGACATCGCTTGCGTTCTCTTTAAGATCGACGtagaatgcaaacaaatggtCAGTCAAAGGCAACTTGAACATGATTGTCCTGTCTCATCTCCTCATCGTCTGTTCTTGTCGACGGGGGTTCTCCATTCTATGGAATGAGATTCGTCttcgattttttcatttatcttaAATCAATGtcgaaatttcaaaaatagtaTTTAATCAAATGGCTATATCATCTAGATCATTCGAATCGTTTAATTAATAGAACTGTTATTAGGGACCGTGCCGCGGAATTCGGTAAAATATCATTCATCAAATCTCAAACAACTTGGTGGCGCATCCATTGCACTCTCTTTCTGTTGGTATTGAAACCTCGCGGCGGAATCAAAAGGTATGTCATGCCCAGATCGCAGGCAGATTGAAATAATTCGGTTAACTGCGCTTAATTAATAACTAATATTTACCTTGTCGGGCGAGTAACGATTGCATCTCCCGGAGTCCAGGCCACGCCGCGATGTTTAGTTAGTAATTTACATAATATCTTGTGTCGAAAACTTCTCACTGGCAAAAGGAGAGGGAACAGGGTAATTCAAGTGGCGTTGCGGGATAGTGGCGCTGGGTAGGGTATAATAAATCAAAGCTTGGTGCAATGCCCGGCGTTGCATAAACATCATGGCATGGGATTATCGACTTGGGAtggaaaggaaagagaaagGCAGGTGTGGTAGGTAATACTCCCGAAGACATTGTACCAGTTTCCTATTGGGATCTGTTTGCATTCCCAAATAATCCTCGGAAATATGCCACAAAAGCGGGGAAGCTGTGCTACGGCATGTAGTTCCATTAAAGTACTATTCTCATCGGTTTTTGGATCGGCACTCCTATACTTCTGACAGCGAAATGCATGTACATGCAGTGGAGGTTTTATCTTCCTCGTGAGAATTGTGCATTCCCATTCTCTCGCACGTTCCTCATCGTGGAGTGGAACACTTATCCTACGAGTATGTAAAATCTTCATAGTCGGGAATCGTTTTACCACTTGTTCGCGAGGGAAAGATCCTTCGCTAACGTATCCCCGCTATCGACGACCATTCCATTGTCCCATTAACACATTGCAATATGCACGCGAGAATTGACCCTTTCCGGAATAAACGTCGGTGGATGTTCGTGGTATGCAGTTCCATACCACAGAAGAACAGAGCTGCCGAAGGGCGTAAATATTTGAGTGGCAATGATTTTATTATGCACTCTCGAGCAGTGGCACGAGGCGGCAGGAGCAGGAGCTCCTTGTGTTCCTTGACGAGATTTACACTCTAATGGGTGTAATAGCCCATAGAGTGATTGTAAAGTTTTGCAACGACGAGAAGCCGCAAGGAGATAGAGGGAAACTTTGGGGTTAGTTGTGCAATGATTGTGTTATGATTATTTGACGcaagaaaaatggtaaaaattttatttgtaaaGAACTTGATATACAATCACCTAAAAATGAATTCTAAATTACGGTTTCGTTAGGTTCAGTTTTTTCAACcacatgaaaatttaattttaagcaCCTGCAATGGTTTGTCATTAACCTTCGTGAcgaattattatgagctatgGGCGCTTTGTTTGTCAATCTCTGGAATGCAATACCTTGAATGTGTGGTATGTTGATTTTAATTACCGAAAGTCCATTTTCCCATACGATTCGTTTTTAACGTGTTCCGTTTCAAAACACCATCTACAGtgagttaattaaaaaaatcatcgaACACCAACAACATAACACATAAgcacaaaattatttgttgaaCCTTTTGTGCTGCTTTTCTCGTAAATTTGAACCGACATGGTTCCAATCTGAATACGAGAGGGAGTGATTGTCCCAACGgctctgtttttttattcccatCCCGTGGTTGGAGACATTTTCTGGTAACAATTAGCCCCCGTTGCACAGGAAATGACAGATTGTCACATCCACTCCCGGTGCTACTTCGGGTCGGGGATTTCGGTTGATGGCGGCAAAACACGGCTACTCCGGTGCATTCACAGTTTCCTGGGCTGCGCAGAGGGGGTAGGAGGGTAACATGAATGGGGCAAACGGACTCGACAAGAGAAGGTGACAGGCTAATTAATGTGCATCTGATCCACCGGACACCCTGCGGCAAATCGATAGGAAATCGGTTGCGATACCACATGTCACTGTTTAGTTTGATCGAATCAAAATCTAAATCAACTCTTACACATTCTGTTGGATTCCATGATGGTTTAACGATTGGCCCTTTCTAATCCGAAGTTATAAACGAAACTTCAGCAGCGTTGGTTTTGGCGCCAAAAAAGGTGTAACCACGTGGTTGATCATTTATCAGTTCCTGTGCTTCTTACgtttggggaaaaaatgggATCAAGGAACATTTATCTTTCACTACTTGGCCCACAACTAAAACAGTGCTGATGCGCGCATGTACGCAAGATCGGAATCGGAATGGAATGTGACAAGTGAAGGCAAAAGCTCGCGCGCAACCCACGCGCTTCACCAATGCACAACACGTTTCGCGATCGCGATCTCacgtgcgtgtttgtgtgtgcaatGTCGGAGGTCGCGGAAAACATTGCGCCATCGCCTTCTCTCGGTAGCGCCATCAAAACCTTCACTGAGGATCCGTCGACAAAGATGCTGctcatgacgatgatgatgatgatggcggaaGATAAATGGCGCAAAATCAGCGAGAAAATGTGCCTTCGATTTCgggctgtgtgtttgtgtgcatgcGGGTGAATGGGCCCCCTGCCTCCTCATGGTATTCAGAGTAAGTGTATCTCGAGTCCCCCCAGCCACCCTTTCGGTACCTCTCTATAATTTTGATTATGAAGATGATGTCTCTGCAGAGACGGTTGTTCCTAAATGCTTTCAAGTATCGCCGAGTGCGTGGTGACTCTTCACCGAACGGCCATTTTTTGAAGGTCGTACGATCATGTTCATGTTGTTGCCATGTGTGAGGATTCGACACTTGGCACTGAACTTCGTTCGGGGATCGGGCATTCTCCGGgcatataaaaaaaggaatctgCTCGACCAGCAAAGCATCCTGCAAGGTCGCCCATCAATTAGCTCTTATCTTCTATTTTCTTTGTAACTGACAATGTGACTGTTTGGACAGCTGTACAATCTTGGAGCGATCATCACACTCGTAGccttttgtttcatgttgATGGGGAACGTGACATTCTCGATAAAAATCACACTCACGGTAGGATGCTCACATCTCAAGTTGGTGAAATGGcacatttaaatttataaaaataaaacaaatctgcATATGTACAAACCATGCGGTAACGCAGGAAGCTCAAAGACGAGTGGGGCCGTACTTTCAGCTCATCAAAGCAACACAAGGTACTATTTGAGGCGGATTGCTTTGATTGAAATGAAAGCTTTCCCAGTCCCGGTCTGTCGGTTGATTGCTACGGAATGGTTCGTTGTTTGGCTTCTGTAAATATTGTTGAGCCAACCACGACTGGTGATTGATAAATAGAGCccatttttgtgtgtttgacaATAGGAATCAATGGTGTTTGTGGACTTGGAGTTTCGGAGGGGGATAtttgcaatgttgcatgtACAGAGATACATAAGTAAATCTCTGGTGGTTGATATGGTAATTGCATTATCCGTATGCATCCTGTAGACTTGAGGTGTATCTTGACGGATTTATAGAAAATTGTCCAAACCTGTGTCATGTAACTAAAGCACACAGAGTGTTCCCCATTTTCGGTAGCTGTCCTACGCTTCATTCGGGTTTAGTCAATTAAGATACAAGATAAACTTTGACTGTGTACATCTGGAATAGTACCCGTTCAAAGTTCCATAATGTGGCGAGCGATGGGCTTCACAAGCACCTGGTCATTCTCTCTGAGCCATAGGCTGCTCTCATCTTCGAATGACAGGTTTCTTCGGTTTCATGAAACTCGTTAGACTTCAACCGGCACTTCCCTTCGTGCGCCTCCATCTTCGTCCTGCAGCCCGCTTGGTGTTTTGAATCGGCAGGAGTTTCGTCATACTAATCGTACGCACGCCAAGAGCGACGagctgaaattgaaaattagcTGACCTTCCTGCTCAATGTCTGCacggcgtgtgtttgtgttgttttgtgccAGTGCAGCCACGAGCATCTTGAGTTCGGTTGGCCGACCAGTTTTCTCGAAGTCAGTTCAAACTGGCTGCTTGGAAGCTGATGAGCTGCGAGCCAAATTGAAGAGTATCGATAAAGGAGCCGCTTTCTGGGGGCAAAAGGTACTACTTATGCATTTTCGGCACTTACCCAATTGCTACTGCGCCGGTTGAAAGCGGAGGCACTCGAGCATAATTACACAACAGGAGCCTGGAGTGAAGGATAAGTGGTTTTTGTATGTGTGACTACGGGTCATCGAACGACAAACACAAACTAAAAGGATCTGTTATAACGCCAGATTGAATTCTTGCGTTCTAAATCAATCAGAGTTATAAGAGATTGATGATTTCCTTCTTTAAAAAGAAGTGcaatttcatgaattattttattactatcagtgaaaggaaaaacacaataGAAACATTGAACCCTTGTGAAGTACCATCGTTGATAGAAATTCCgaaagtgttgtttgtttcggtCAAACAAACGGACAATCGTTTGCTTTCGTTGAAATTATTATGCACTTGATTGACAACAAAGATAACCAGTTAGTCGTGGGAAAGAAAACTTCAGCagagaaaggaaacaaaaaaaaaaaaaaatcaatcgtcGTCAAGAGTAAAAGTAATGACGATGATAGTAATTGACATTTTATAAGATTGTTGCACAATTCACCTTTTACGACTAAGAAGTAATGATTGGATAATTTTACTACTTC
This window harbors:
- the LOC131287896 gene encoding COMM domain-containing protein 4, translating into MKFRFCGDGDCPDWVLAEIHSNLAQLTPDQLNQLGEHTAKSILGAVIPEDEISKIYAITKGSMDAPKGGMACLRFLLTIASRYNTEIAVFGTELQQLGLPKEHTAIMCRLLGDHVQKIRTVLRDNSLSINQLETFQCSIPKNTIDCIQLKIGIHNEIVDGVPQKTNHTVNLNRNDALLLLNELKSVRDTMENYNFDKKYTEEK